In Antedon mediterranea chromosome 10, ecAntMedi1.1, whole genome shotgun sequence, one genomic interval encodes:
- the LOC140060735 gene encoding alpha-N-acetylneuraminide alpha-2,8-sialyltransferase-like, translating to MKTRHRLACVTIMSPFLLYLWWWKKYELSIYNGVQNFGNPLLPNQELQKLVSESSKTKNPELIGYQKTVEKLKYIMNVSIDNESTHHVSTIFNTTWQQNISNLQDIRSDLKKYVHTGMILNQKQVRTSQRFDYLLMSGGIGIREKFHRTLPKYSLEKNVYKRCSIVGNGGILNRSKCGKEIDKADFVIRCNAPPIDQFREDAGVKSNLTTVNPSIIKDRFGNAKKIDQQSKLINKMKEYTNYIFFPSFASDWIYGLSIRLNDLLNSKLRSAKLVHGNPNHFKAIRAYWSNKGIHTFLSTGFYLTTSSLLFCNEIHLYGFWPFFTDIHNRPTPYHYFENVELKRSRHAFDKEFNELAKLHSDGVLQLHVDDCSVG from the exons ATGAAGACTAGACATCGGCTAGCTTGCGTTACGATTATGTCACCGTTTCTGTTGTATTTATG GTGGTGGAAAAAATACGAACTAAGTATCTACAATGGTGTGCAGAATTTTGGTAATCCATTATTGCCTAATCAAGAATTACAGAAATTAGTCAGTGAATCAAGCAAAACAAAAAACCCAGAACTAATAGGTTATCAAAAAACCGTCGAAAAACTCAAGTATATTATGAATGTTTCAATTGATAATGAAAGTACTCACCACGTATCTACTATATTTAATACAACTTGGCAACAAAACATATCCAATCTGCAGGATATAAG gtCTGATTTGAAGAAATATGTACACACAGGAATGATTCTTAACCAGAAACAAGTTAGAACATCTCAAAGATTTGATTATTTGCTAATGTCAGGAGGTATAGGTATCAGGGAGAAGTTCCACAGAACGTTGCcaaaa TATTCTCTCGAAAAGAATGTATACAAGAGATGTTCTATTGTTGGTAATGGAGGAATATTAAATAGAAGTAAATGTGGCAAAGAAATAGATAAAGCTGATTTCGTTATTAG ATGTAATGCACCACCAATCGATCAATTCAGAGAAGACGCAGGTGTTAAAAGTAATTTAACTACAGTTAACCCTTCTATTATTAAGGACAG ATTTGGTAACGCAAAGAAAATTGATCAACAATCcaagttaataaataaaatgaaagaatACACCAACTATATTTTCTTTCCAAGTTTTGCTTCTGATTGGATCTATGGCTTGAGCATTAGATTAAATGATTTACTGAACAGTAAATTGAGATCTGCAAAATTGGTACATGGAAATCCGAATCATTTCAAAGCAATTAGAGCATATTGGTCTAATAAGGGTATACATACATTTCTATCAACAG GTTTTTACTTAACAACTTCGTCCCTATTGTTTTGCAATGAGATTCATCTTTATGGATTTTGGCCGTTCTTTACTGATATACACAACCGTCCAACCCCATACCATTACTTTGAAAATGTGGAATTAAAAAGAAGTCGCCATGCATTTGACAAAGAATTTAATGAACTTGCCAAACTACACAGTGATGGTGTTCTACAACTTCATGTCGACGATTGCAGTGTTGGCTGA